A single Candidatus Rokuibacteriota bacterium DNA region contains:
- a CDS encoding ABC transporter permease, translating into MTLSTPAPDRRLQAPGRPAPAGALAWPRAKSRGSSLWRDAWRRLLRNKLAVAGGITVVLLCLLAVFANAIAPHSYTKPNFGRLYEFPSRDFPLGTDQLGRDVLSRMIYGARVSMLVGLGAQVIVVLIGVPIGAISGYLGGRTDLLLTRFVDVMYAFPRLLFVILVMSMLGAGLMNIFIALGLTGWVGIARQTRAQVLSLKEKEFVEGARALGAGFWRVMTRHVLPGALTPIVVSITFGIPEAIFTEAALSFIGVGINPPTPSWGQMVGENQQFLRSFWHLCVFPSIAIAVTMLSFTFFGDGVRDALDPKMQ; encoded by the coding sequence ATGACGCTCTCCACGCCTGCGCCCGATAGGAGGCTTCAGGCGCCGGGGCGGCCGGCGCCGGCGGGCGCGCTCGCGTGGCCGCGCGCGAAAAGCCGTGGGTCGAGCCTCTGGCGGGACGCGTGGCGGCGCCTCCTGCGGAACAAGCTGGCGGTGGCCGGCGGCATCACCGTGGTCCTGCTCTGCCTCCTCGCCGTCTTCGCGAACGCGATCGCCCCGCACTCCTACACGAAGCCGAACTTCGGCCGGCTCTACGAGTTCCCGTCCCGCGACTTCCCGCTCGGCACGGATCAGCTGGGGCGCGACGTGCTCTCGCGGATGATCTACGGCGCGCGGGTGTCGATGCTGGTGGGTCTCGGCGCCCAGGTCATCGTGGTGCTCATCGGCGTGCCCATCGGCGCCATCTCCGGCTACCTCGGCGGCCGGACCGACCTCCTGCTCACGCGCTTCGTGGACGTCATGTACGCCTTCCCGCGGCTCCTGTTCGTCATCCTCGTCATGTCCATGCTCGGCGCGGGGCTCATGAACATCTTCATCGCGCTCGGGCTCACGGGCTGGGTCGGGATCGCCCGCCAGACGCGGGCGCAGGTGCTGTCCCTCAAGGAGAAGGAGTTCGTGGAAGGGGCCCGCGCGCTGGGCGCGGGGTTCTGGCGGGTGATGACGCGCCACGTGCTGCCTGGCGCGCTCACCCCCATCGTGGTCTCGATCACCTTCGGCATTCCGGAGGCGATCTTCACCGAGGCGGCGCTGTCCTTCATCGGCGTGGGGATCAACCCCCCGACGCCCTCCTGGGGGCAGATGGTCGGGGAGAACCAGCAGTTCCTCCGCTCCTTCTGGCACCTCTGCGTGTTCCCGTCCATCGCCATCGCGGTCACCATGCTCTCGTTCACGTTCTTCGGCGACGGGGTCCGCGACGCGCTGGACCCCAAGATGCAATAA
- a CDS encoding DUF4445 domain-containing protein has translation MTTVALTLLPERRTLQVSHGATILAAAQAAGVDITATCGGRGRCTSCRVKFVSGAVPPPTVMDELQLGDALVREGYRLSCQCRVMEPVAVLVAPPLDERSFQILGAQSPAEALARVEIGAGIHKEVVTVRLPKEEHHQTSDLEELLLVVGRTPDDVSPALLQALPRALRQQQGEVTVTTFGSRVLAVEPGDTRLLKFGLAIDIGTTSVVTTLMELESGEELGSVSSLNPQAVFGADLMSRIAFAQLDPGNLRKLRTRIVGLLNQHIERVAADSGVLPKWIYKIVVVGNTCMHHLLLGIDPSHVGLAPYAPVMRHPLVLPARELFLKVNPEARVCLLPLVAGFVGADAVGVALATRIAETPETRIAVDIGTNGEVLLGSRDRLWACSAPAGPALEGAQLRHGMRGALGAIDRVWLEDGDLRLHTIGDAPAQGICGSGVIDAIAALLEADILDWSGLIAVEERDRLPAPLRARVSVRGEERVVTLARAGEGGAAREILLTQDDVRQVQLCKGAIASGAAMLQRIAGIAPDQVSELMLAGGFGNYLSIRSALRIGLIPQMPEPRIRYVGNAAALGAQLALMSETERARAETIARRIEHVSLAAHPDFQDVFVDCMNFPRP, from the coding sequence ATGACCACCGTCGCCCTCACGCTCCTTCCGGAGCGCCGCACCCTCCAGGTCTCCCACGGCGCCACCATCCTCGCCGCCGCGCAGGCGGCGGGCGTGGACATCACGGCCACCTGCGGCGGGCGCGGCCGCTGCACCTCGTGCCGGGTCAAGTTCGTCTCGGGGGCGGTTCCGCCACCCACGGTGATGGACGAGCTGCAGCTCGGCGACGCCCTCGTCCGGGAGGGCTACCGCCTCTCGTGCCAGTGCCGCGTGATGGAGCCGGTGGCAGTCCTCGTCGCCCCCCCGCTGGACGAGCGGAGCTTCCAGATCCTCGGCGCACAGTCGCCGGCCGAGGCGCTGGCGCGGGTCGAGATTGGCGCCGGGATCCACAAGGAGGTCGTGACGGTGCGCCTCCCGAAAGAGGAGCATCACCAGACCTCCGACCTGGAGGAGCTGCTCCTCGTGGTCGGGCGGACGCCTGACGACGTCTCGCCCGCGCTCCTCCAGGCGCTGCCCCGGGCGCTCCGCCAGCAGCAGGGCGAGGTCACGGTCACCACCTTCGGCTCCCGGGTGCTGGCGGTGGAGCCGGGCGACACCCGGCTCCTCAAGTTCGGCCTCGCCATCGACATCGGGACCACCAGCGTCGTCACGACGCTCATGGAGCTCGAGTCCGGTGAGGAGCTCGGCTCCGTCTCGAGCCTCAACCCCCAGGCGGTGTTCGGCGCCGATCTCATGTCCCGCATCGCCTTCGCGCAGCTCGACCCGGGCAACCTGCGCAAGCTCCGGACGCGGATCGTCGGCCTCCTCAACCAGCACATCGAGCGGGTCGCGGCGGACTCGGGCGTGCTGCCGAAGTGGATCTACAAGATCGTGGTCGTCGGCAACACCTGCATGCACCACCTCCTCCTCGGCATCGACCCTTCCCACGTGGGGCTCGCCCCCTACGCCCCGGTGATGCGCCACCCGCTGGTCCTGCCCGCGCGCGAGCTCTTCCTCAAGGTCAACCCCGAGGCGCGCGTCTGCCTGCTCCCCCTGGTGGCAGGCTTCGTGGGGGCCGACGCGGTGGGCGTCGCACTGGCCACGCGGATCGCCGAGACACCCGAGACGCGCATCGCCGTGGACATCGGCACCAACGGCGAGGTGCTGCTGGGCTCGCGCGACCGGCTCTGGGCCTGCTCGGCCCCGGCGGGCCCCGCGCTGGAGGGCGCGCAGCTCCGCCACGGGATGCGCGGGGCGCTGGGCGCCATCGATCGGGTCTGGCTCGAGGACGGCGACCTGCGCCTCCACACCATCGGGGACGCCCCCGCCCAGGGGATCTGCGGCTCCGGCGTCATCGACGCCATCGCGGCGCTGCTGGAGGCCGACATCCTCGACTGGAGCGGCCTCATCGCCGTGGAGGAGCGCGACCGGCTGCCCGCGCCGCTCCGCGCGCGCGTCTCGGTACGGGGAGAGGAGCGGGTGGTGACGCTGGCGCGCGCTGGCGAGGGCGGCGCCGCCCGCGAGATCCTCCTCACCCAGGACGACGTCCGCCAGGTCCAGCTCTGCAAGGGCGCCATCGCCTCGGGCGCGGCCATGCTGCAGCGCATCGCCGGCATCGCCCCCGATCAGGTGAGCGAGCTGATGCTGGCCGGCGGCTTCGGCAACTACCTCTCCATCCGGAGCGCCCTCCGCATCGGGCTCATCCCGCAGATGCCGGAGCCCCGCATCCGGTACGTGGGCAACGCGGCGGCGCTCGGCGCCCAGCTGGCCCTCATGTCCGAGACCGAGCGGGCGCGCGCCGAGACCATCGCCCGAAGGATCGAGCACGTCTCGCTGGCGGCCCACCCCGACTTCCAGGACGTGTTCGTCGACTGCATGAACTTCCCCCGGCCATGA
- a CDS encoding ABC transporter permease encodes MLRYILYRLLWLVPTLLAMAVVTFLVMHATPGSPLDPVAEGANPLSPEAQKNLAQAYGLDRPLHAQFGIFLAKAVQGDFGQSFVYKTRTVAEIMAETFPVSLLLGSMALALAVVGGVTLGILAAVYQNRSWDYVSVSVAAVGVSIPNFVLAVFFIVLFSFVIPLFPTGGWGSPREWVLPTVTLALAPLGIIARFTRSSMIEVIRSDYVRTARAKGLAERPVILRHVLKNALIPVVTLLGPMFAAVGTGSFFVESIFRVPGMGRFFVLSMTGRDYPMIMAVVLIYGGFLALMNLVVDLLYGALDPRIRY; translated from the coding sequence GTGCTCCGGTACATCCTCTATCGCCTCCTGTGGCTGGTTCCGACCCTCCTCGCCATGGCCGTCGTGACCTTCCTGGTGATGCACGCTACGCCGGGAAGCCCGCTCGACCCTGTCGCCGAGGGTGCGAACCCGCTCTCACCGGAGGCGCAGAAGAACCTGGCCCAGGCCTACGGCCTCGACCGGCCGCTCCACGCGCAGTTCGGAATCTTCCTCGCGAAGGCGGTGCAGGGGGATTTCGGGCAGTCCTTCGTGTACAAGACCCGCACCGTCGCCGAGATCATGGCCGAGACCTTCCCCGTGTCGCTCCTCCTGGGGAGCATGGCGCTGGCGCTGGCGGTCGTGGGGGGCGTCACGCTCGGGATCCTGGCGGCCGTGTACCAGAACCGCTCGTGGGACTACGTGTCGGTGAGTGTGGCCGCGGTGGGCGTGAGCATCCCGAACTTCGTGCTGGCCGTCTTCTTCATCGTGCTCTTCTCCTTCGTCATCCCGCTCTTCCCGACCGGCGGGTGGGGCTCGCCGCGCGAGTGGGTGCTCCCGACGGTCACGCTGGCGCTGGCGCCCCTCGGAATCATCGCGCGCTTCACCCGCTCGAGCATGATCGAGGTGATCCGCTCCGACTACGTGCGGACCGCCCGGGCCAAGGGGCTTGCCGAGCGTCCCGTGATCCTCCGCCACGTCCTGAAGAACGCGCTGATTCCGGTGGTGACGCTCCTCGGGCCGATGTTCGCCGCCGTGGGGACGGGCTCCTTCTTCGTGGAGTCCATCTTCCGGGTGCCGGGGATGGGGCGCTTCTTCGTCCTGTCGATGACGGGGCGGGACTACCCGATGATCATGGCAGTGGTCCTCATCTACGGCGGGTTCCTGGCCCTGATGAACCTGGTGGTGGACCTCCTCTATGGCGCGCTCGACCCGCGCATTCGATACTAG